TTTTGAAATATTTATTATCACGTGTTGATCTATACGATACGCAATATTATGAAAACACATTTTTATATATCTTAGCTATAGCTGAGGATAATGATATCTTAGAAACGTTAAAATCTATCAACCCAGAAACTAAAGAATTGGTGATGACAGCAGCAACAAGACTAATACAACAAGGAAGACAAGAAGGTGAGCAACTTGGATTAAAGAAAGGTGAGCAACTTAAAGCAGCTAAAATAGCTAAAGAAATGCTATCAGAAGGATTTGATATGGTAAAAATTTCTCGGATTACTGGTCTTTCAGAACGAGAAATTAAAAACCTGTCTACAGATAAAGTATAAATATTTTTGCTTTCTCTAGTCATAAAGATTGGATAGGTCAATTTTATATCTTGGTTGCTTCTTTGTTCTTAAAACGATCATTATTAAAATGATATTCAATAGTTTTAATGCTATAAATTGATCTTTATGTAATCAATATGAAAAATAAAAAATCTAAAAATTTTGGTGAGAAACGTAGGATGTAAATAACAGAATCGTCATATAAAAATTTCATTTTACAACAAAAAAGAATTTTTATATGACCTAATATATATAGAGGCTTCTGAATAGATTGTGTAAATATAAAAAATTCATTTAAAATCTACCATCAAATTTAGGTGGTGGTACAAATATATGATTTTACTTAGCCCAAGCGTTACCTTTATTTATGCTATCAATGACTATCATGATTGC
Above is a window of Cardinium endosymbiont of Culicoides punctatus DNA encoding:
- a CDS encoding Rpn family recombination-promoting nuclease/putative transposase, producing the protein MIXNGKEAYTGKRSLLSMFKVPELAKAYIFGDFELVDLTHTSDSELIKQNRAALGELILKYGKGKNFSSILKLNEFLKYLLSRVDLYDTQYYENTFLYILAIAEDNDILETLKSINPETKELVMTAATRLIQQGRQEGEQLGLKKGEQLKAAKIAKEMLSEGFDMVKISRITGLSEREIKNLSTDKV